A genome region from Mesorhizobium sp. B2-1-8 includes the following:
- a CDS encoding NAD-dependent succinate-semialdehyde dehydrogenase, whose amino-acid sequence MSAHFARSHRHEALDRLADRRLLRELAYIDGHWTASEAAESFEVTDPATGTTVAFVAALDSRQTTKAIDAAARAFPAWRALLPQERSKILRKWFELIIAAKDDLALLMTLEQGKPLKESLGEIGYAASFIEWYAEEAKRLNAESVTSHLPNAEMMVRREPLGVVGVVTPWNFPSAMLTRKAAAALAAGCTIVAHPSSETPLSALALAELGERAGLPAGVFNIVTGKAATIVGRMCDDPRVRAMSFTGSTEIGRLIAAQSAPTMKRLVMELGGHAPLIVFADADINKAVTIAIDAKFATSGQDCLAANRIYVQRPLYDRFCAAFARRIEALRAGNGLSDDIDIGPLMHERAVKKVEEQVADAVALGARCLAGGKRHQAGPLFYQPTLLADVADNALIMREETFGPVAAVTPFDDEGEVIARANATEYGLVAYVVTESGARQQRMGRALDYGMVAINRVKITGAPIPFGGVKQSGIGREGSRHGLEAFTDLKYLCLDVA is encoded by the coding sequence ATGTCCGCGCATTTTGCCCGCTCGCATCGCCACGAAGCGCTCGACCGGCTCGCCGACCGCCGATTGCTGCGCGAGCTTGCCTATATCGACGGCCATTGGACGGCGAGCGAGGCGGCCGAGAGTTTCGAGGTCACCGATCCGGCGACCGGCACCACCGTCGCCTTCGTCGCAGCACTCGACAGCCGGCAGACGACAAAAGCCATCGACGCCGCTGCGCGCGCCTTTCCGGCGTGGCGGGCGCTGTTGCCGCAGGAGCGCTCGAAAATCCTGCGAAAATGGTTCGAGCTGATTATAGCAGCGAAAGACGACCTGGCCCTGCTGATGACGCTGGAACAGGGCAAGCCGTTGAAGGAGTCGCTCGGCGAGATCGGCTACGCCGCCTCCTTCATCGAATGGTATGCGGAGGAAGCGAAGCGTCTCAACGCCGAGAGCGTCACCAGCCACCTGCCAAACGCGGAAATGATGGTGCGGCGTGAGCCGCTCGGCGTTGTCGGTGTCGTCACGCCGTGGAATTTTCCATCGGCCATGTTGACGCGCAAAGCGGCCGCCGCGCTTGCCGCCGGCTGTACCATCGTTGCGCATCCCTCCTCGGAGACGCCGCTGTCGGCGCTGGCGCTGGCCGAACTTGGCGAACGCGCCGGACTGCCCGCCGGCGTGTTCAACATCGTTACCGGCAAGGCCGCGACGATCGTCGGACGCATGTGCGATGATCCGCGCGTACGCGCCATGAGTTTCACCGGCTCGACCGAAATTGGCCGGCTGATCGCCGCGCAAAGCGCGCCGACGATGAAGCGGCTGGTCATGGAACTCGGCGGCCACGCGCCGCTGATCGTCTTTGCCGATGCCGATATCAACAAAGCGGTGACCATCGCCATCGACGCCAAATTCGCCACCTCGGGCCAGGATTGCCTCGCCGCCAACCGCATCTATGTCCAGCGTCCGCTCTACGACCGCTTCTGCGCCGCTTTCGCCAGACGCATCGAGGCGCTGCGGGCCGGCAACGGCCTTTCCGACGATATCGACATCGGGCCGCTGATGCATGAGCGCGCTGTCAAGAAGGTCGAGGAACAGGTCGCCGACGCCGTAGCCCTTGGAGCGCGCTGCCTCGCCGGCGGCAAGCGGCATCAGGCCGGGCCGCTCTTCTACCAGCCGACACTGCTGGCCGATGTCGCCGACAACGCACTGATCATGCGCGAGGAGACCTTTGGCCCGGTCGCCGCCGTCACACCCTTCGACGACGAGGGCGAAGTCATCGCCCGTGCCAACGCGACCGAATACGGCCTGGTCGCCTATGTCGTGACCGAGAGCGGCGCGCGCCAGCAACGCATGGGCCGCGCGCTCGACTATGGCATGGTCGCCATCAACCGTGTGAAGATCACCGGCGCGCCGATCCCGTTCGGCGGCGTCAAGCAGTCCGGCATCGGCCGCGAAGGCTCGCGCCATGGCCTGGAGGCCTTCACCGATCTCAAATATCTATGCCTCGACGTAGCGTAG
- a CDS encoding aspartate aminotransferase family protein has translation MLDQSNELAAWDRDHFFHPSTHMGTHARGESPTRIMAGGEGVTVWDNNGKRSIDAFAGLYCVNVGYGRQKIADAIATQAKNLAYYHAYVGHGTEASITLAKMIIDRAPKGMSRVYFGLSGSDANETNIKLIWYYNNVLGRPEKKKIISRWRGYHGSGVMTGSLTGLDLFHNAFDLPRAPILHTEAPYYFRRADRSMSEEQFSQHCADKLEEMILAEGPETVAAFIGEPILGTGGIVPPPAGYWEKIQAVLKKYDVLLVADEVVTGFGRLGTMFGSDHYGLTPDLITIAKGLTSAYAPLSGVIVADKMWQVLVQGSDKLGSLGHGWTYSAHPICVAAGVANLELIDEMDLVRNAGETGAYFRAELAKAVGGHKHVGEVRGDGMLAAVEFVRDRDDRVFFDASLKIGPQIATALAASGVIGRAMPQGDILGFAPPLCLTREEADIVVAKTADAVNSVFANL, from the coding sequence ATGCTCGACCAGTCCAACGAACTCGCCGCCTGGGATCGCGACCATTTCTTCCATCCCTCGACCCATATGGGCACGCACGCGCGCGGTGAATCGCCGACGCGCATCATGGCCGGTGGCGAAGGCGTCACCGTCTGGGACAACAATGGCAAGAGGAGCATCGACGCCTTCGCCGGTCTCTATTGCGTCAATGTCGGCTATGGCCGCCAGAAGATCGCGGATGCCATCGCGACCCAGGCGAAGAACCTCGCCTACTATCACGCCTATGTCGGGCACGGCACCGAGGCCTCGATCACGCTGGCCAAGATGATCATCGACCGCGCGCCGAAGGGCATGTCGAGGGTCTATTTCGGCCTCTCGGGTTCGGATGCCAACGAAACCAACATCAAGCTGATCTGGTACTACAATAATGTGCTGGGACGCCCGGAGAAGAAGAAGATCATCTCGCGCTGGCGCGGCTATCACGGCTCGGGCGTGATGACGGGCTCGCTGACCGGGCTCGACCTGTTCCACAACGCCTTCGACCTGCCGCGCGCGCCGATCCTGCACACCGAGGCGCCGTACTATTTCCGCCGCGCCGACCGCTCGATGAGCGAAGAGCAGTTCTCGCAGCATTGCGCCGACAAGCTCGAGGAGATGATCCTCGCCGAAGGGCCCGAAACGGTAGCCGCCTTCATCGGCGAGCCGATTCTCGGCACTGGCGGCATCGTGCCGCCGCCCGCCGGCTACTGGGAAAAGATCCAGGCGGTGCTGAAGAAGTATGATGTGCTGCTGGTCGCCGACGAGGTGGTGACGGGCTTCGGCCGGCTGGGCACGATGTTCGGCTCCGACCATTACGGCTTGACGCCCGACCTGATCACCATCGCCAAGGGCCTGACCTCCGCCTACGCGCCGCTGTCGGGCGTCATCGTCGCCGACAAGATGTGGCAGGTGCTGGTGCAGGGCTCCGACAAGCTCGGCTCGCTCGGCCATGGCTGGACCTATTCGGCGCATCCGATCTGCGTCGCCGCCGGGGTCGCCAATCTCGAACTGATCGACGAGATGGACCTGGTGCGGAATGCCGGCGAGACCGGCGCTTATTTCCGTGCCGAACTGGCCAAGGCCGTCGGCGGTCACAAACATGTCGGCGAGGTGCGCGGCGACGGCATGCTGGCGGCAGTGGAATTCGTCAGGGATCGCGACGATCGTGTCTTCTTCGATGCTTCGCTCAAGATCGGGCCGCAGATTGCCACGGCCCTTGCCGCAAGCGGCGTCATCGGTCGCGCCATGCCGCAGGGCGACATCCTCGGCTTCGCGCCGCCGCTATGCCTGACCCGCGAGGAAGCCGACATCGTGGTGGCCAAGACCGCCGATGCCGTGAACAGCGTATTTGCCAATCTCTGA
- a CDS encoding alcohol dehydrogenase family protein: MNAITQTLPATMAAVLLTGHGGPEKLVYRTDVKVPAPASGEVLIRVSACGMNNTDVWVRQGAYGTEEDAGAVSTWRRQGNTLTFPRIQGTDTVGTIVAVGEGVSPDRIGERVMVDFSIYNREDDSLADIDYMGHGRDGGYAEYQAVPADNAHVVDTDLSDIELATFCCAYLTGEQMLERAGLKAGERVLVTGASGGVGSGIVQLARARGAIPYAVVGKGKEQAVLDISAEAVITRGVADLPQAVTEATGGQPIDVVADLVGGAIFNDLLRILRPEGRYTTAGAIAGPVVQLDLRTMYLKQLQLHGSSQGTRADFRRIVRYIEEGKIRPLVGGVYKLSDFHHAQADFVAKDFVGKLVVVPDAVAERSA, translated from the coding sequence ATGAATGCCATCACCCAAACCCTCCCCGCCACCATGGCCGCCGTGCTGCTCACCGGGCACGGCGGACCGGAAAAGCTCGTCTACCGAACCGATGTCAAAGTGCCTGCCCCCGCTTCAGGTGAAGTGCTCATAAGGGTCAGCGCTTGCGGGATGAACAACACCGATGTCTGGGTGCGTCAGGGCGCCTATGGCACCGAGGAGGATGCGGGCGCGGTGTCGACCTGGCGAAGGCAGGGCAATACGCTGACCTTCCCGCGCATCCAGGGAACCGACACTGTCGGCACCATCGTTGCCGTCGGCGAAGGCGTTTCTCCCGATCGTATCGGCGAACGGGTGATGGTCGATTTCTCCATCTACAACCGTGAGGACGATTCACTCGCCGACATCGACTATATGGGCCATGGCCGCGACGGCGGTTATGCCGAGTATCAGGCTGTGCCGGCCGACAACGCGCATGTCGTCGACACCGACTTGAGCGATATCGAACTCGCGACCTTCTGCTGCGCCTACCTTACCGGCGAACAGATGCTGGAGCGCGCTGGCCTGAAGGCTGGCGAGCGCGTGCTGGTCACCGGGGCCTCGGGCGGCGTCGGTTCCGGCATCGTGCAGCTGGCGCGGGCGCGTGGCGCCATTCCCTATGCCGTCGTCGGCAAGGGCAAGGAACAGGCTGTGCTCGACATCAGCGCCGAGGCCGTCATCACCCGCGGCGTCGCGGACCTGCCGCAAGCCGTGACCGAAGCGACCGGCGGCCAGCCGATCGACGTGGTCGCCGATCTCGTCGGCGGCGCGATCTTCAACGACCTGCTGCGCATCCTGCGGCCCGAGGGCCGCTACACCACTGCCGGCGCGATTGCAGGCCCGGTCGTCCAGCTCGACCTCAGGACCATGTATCTCAAGCAGCTGCAACTGCATGGCTCGAGCCAGGGCACGCGCGCCGATTTCCGCCGCATCGTACGCTACATCGAGGAGGGCAAGATCCGGCCCTTGGTCGGCGGCGTCTACAAGCTCTCCGATTTCCACCACGCGCAAGCCGATTTCGTCGCAAAGGATTTTGTCGGCAAGCTGGTGGTGGTGCCCGACGCTGTCGCGGAGCGATCGGCGTAG
- a CDS encoding NAD(P)-dependent oxidoreductase: protein MTATTDTHAVESIDPQRAYAVLICDLIGLRFDADGKPDPSEVRAHIEAKGGRFHATGLGDKTALERGRVHFFYQPDLSTREELIEAAGDGRYDAVIAAATVLPAETVFPLAGVRIGAGTGNMGSRSWGGGSGEGGTAVLMNTPGINSRATAQMVMKAILKVLPDLPVGMLHDRVARGAFDTGRELRDFPTEKLEGKTVAIVGYGNIGREVAKLARAFGMRVLIHARPRHRDWIEAEGFAYAADLADAAAGAHVLSVHVGLGKQDAQTGHYANAGLIGGDILSRMKSGAVLVNYDRGELVDIEALDEALSTGRLRHAAIDADLFRDASTGSLSGPMLPYLDLVEKHGARLELLPHAAADTDHPSRVAGAKQAVDQIFDVLCRKTAVNAKGTVPPGYLSLGATTPPGIGPVTADHLLKLTSNDCAELADVCDRQSRLWRILADTPQSERGKIVAEQGEALVRLIDRFCLLAENLNLRGPFQR from the coding sequence GTGACCGCGACCACAGACACACACGCCGTTGAGTCGATCGATCCGCAACGCGCCTACGCCGTTCTGATCTGCGATCTGATCGGCTTGCGCTTCGATGCTGACGGAAAACCCGACCCTTCGGAGGTGCGTGCCCATATCGAAGCCAAGGGCGGCCGCTTTCATGCGACCGGACTTGGCGACAAGACCGCTCTCGAACGTGGGCGCGTTCATTTTTTCTACCAGCCGGATCTCAGCACCCGCGAAGAGCTGATCGAAGCCGCCGGCGACGGACGCTATGACGCCGTCATTGCCGCCGCCACCGTCCTGCCGGCCGAGACCGTCTTTCCGCTCGCCGGCGTGCGCATCGGCGCCGGTACCGGCAATATGGGCTCGCGCTCATGGGGCGGCGGCAGCGGCGAGGGCGGCACCGCCGTGCTGATGAACACGCCAGGCATCAACAGCCGCGCCACGGCGCAGATGGTGATGAAGGCGATTCTGAAAGTGCTGCCGGATCTCCCGGTCGGCATGCTTCACGACCGTGTGGCGCGGGGCGCCTTCGACACGGGCAGGGAGCTGCGCGATTTCCCCACCGAAAAGCTCGAAGGCAAGACGGTCGCGATTGTCGGCTACGGCAATATCGGCAGGGAGGTGGCCAAGCTTGCCCGCGCCTTCGGCATGCGCGTGTTGATCCATGCGCGGCCTCGGCATCGGGACTGGATAGAAGCCGAGGGATTTGCCTATGCGGCGGACCTGGCCGACGCGGCTGCGGGCGCCCATGTGCTCAGCGTTCATGTCGGCCTGGGCAAGCAGGATGCGCAGACCGGCCACTATGCCAATGCCGGGCTTATCGGCGGGGACATTTTGTCTCGCATGAAAAGCGGCGCGGTGCTGGTCAACTACGATCGCGGCGAGCTTGTCGACATCGAGGCGCTTGATGAAGCTTTGAGTACAGGCCGGCTGCGCCATGCCGCCATCGATGCCGACCTGTTCAGGGATGCCTCGACCGGCAGCCTGTCCGGCCCGATGCTGCCTTATCTCGACCTGGTCGAGAAGCATGGCGCCAGGCTCGAGCTCCTGCCGCATGCTGCGGCCGACACGGATCACCCTTCACGCGTCGCCGGCGCCAAGCAGGCAGTCGACCAGATATTCGATGTCCTCTGCCGCAAGACAGCGGTGAACGCAAAAGGCACCGTGCCGCCAGGCTATCTTTCCCTAGGAGCGACCACGCCTCCAGGCATCGGACCGGTGACTGCGGATCATCTTTTGAAATTGACCTCCAACGACTGCGCTGAATTGGCGGATGTCTGTGATCGGCAGAGCCGGTTGTGGAGGATCTTGGCTGACACGCCGCAGTCCGAGCGCGGTAAGATTGTCGCCGAACAGGGTGAGGCGCTTGTCAGGCTGATCGACCGCTTCTGCCTTCTGGCCGAGAACCTCAATCTCAGGGGACCTTTCCAGCGATAA
- a CDS encoding ABC transporter ATP-binding protein, protein MHTDATSAAKRGKSFAHVAEASWGKGLSTLLRIVRMTLRHPWQVAITLVSTFVAATLQLFIPRLLGRAIDQAQGVMAAGAGTAAEQALWNTALTLLLVSILRGLFTMAQNYYGEAVGHQTGYELRLAFYEKIQRLSFSFHDKVHTGDLITLGLLDLDGVRMFFSTGILRVVLLGVLIGVGAYLLISTDLVLGLLSLSFVPFVAWRSSVTQLRLRSTWLTLQERLSVLSRVMDENLGGIRVVRAFAAQRHELAKFDRAKQDALDLANERVDIRVSNTSAMNFSFLAAMGLVLWFGGQKVIAGQISVGTLAQFLTFMTILQMPVRQLGLMVNSFARASTCGTRLFELLDAELDIEDAPDAKDLVITDGVLRFDNVGFRYEGAGERPTLSGVSFEARPGETVGIVGPPGSGKSTIAHLIPRFYDVTSGAITIDGQDIRKVTLQSLRKAVGVVQQDAFLFTTSIENNIAYGNPWARETRIGQAAEYAQLHNYIIGLPAGYTTVVGERGASLSGGQRQRLTIARSLMLRPSVLVFDDSTAAVDAGTEQRIRAAMRRFARDRVTLVISHRLSSLMHADQILFVESGRIVERGTHEELLALGGRYRALYDLQLRPDDDRLEGAA, encoded by the coding sequence TTGCACACGGATGCAACCAGCGCGGCCAAGCGCGGCAAATCATTTGCCCATGTGGCCGAAGCCTCCTGGGGCAAGGGCCTCAGCACCTTGCTGCGCATCGTGCGCATGACGCTGCGCCATCCCTGGCAGGTTGCCATCACCCTCGTCTCGACCTTTGTCGCCGCGACGCTGCAGCTCTTCATTCCGCGCCTCTTGGGCCGCGCTATCGATCAGGCTCAAGGCGTAATGGCGGCGGGTGCCGGCACTGCGGCCGAGCAGGCGCTATGGAATACCGCGCTGACGCTGCTGCTCGTCAGCATCCTGCGCGGCCTCTTCACCATGGCGCAGAACTACTATGGCGAGGCCGTCGGCCATCAGACCGGCTATGAGCTTCGGCTCGCCTTCTACGAGAAGATCCAGCGACTGAGCTTTTCCTTCCACGACAAGGTCCATACGGGCGATCTCATCACGCTCGGGCTGCTCGATCTCGACGGCGTGCGCATGTTCTTTTCCACGGGCATCCTGCGCGTGGTGCTGCTTGGCGTGCTGATCGGCGTCGGCGCCTATCTGTTGATCAGCACCGACCTTGTGCTCGGGTTGTTGAGCCTCAGCTTCGTACCATTCGTCGCCTGGCGCTCCTCGGTGACGCAGCTCCGACTGCGCAGCACCTGGCTGACGCTGCAGGAGCGGCTGTCGGTGCTGAGCCGGGTGATGGATGAGAATCTCGGCGGCATTCGTGTCGTGCGCGCCTTCGCGGCACAGCGGCATGAGCTGGCAAAATTCGACCGCGCCAAACAGGATGCGCTGGACCTCGCCAATGAGCGCGTCGACATCCGCGTCTCCAACACCAGCGCCATGAATTTCTCGTTCCTGGCCGCCATGGGCCTGGTACTCTGGTTCGGCGGCCAGAAGGTGATCGCGGGCCAGATCAGCGTCGGCACGCTGGCCCAGTTCCTCACCTTCATGACCATATTGCAGATGCCGGTGCGCCAGCTCGGCCTGATGGTCAACTCCTTCGCGCGCGCCTCAACCTGCGGCACGCGGCTGTTCGAACTGCTCGATGCGGAGCTCGACATCGAGGACGCGCCCGATGCCAAAGATCTGGTCATAACCGACGGCGTGCTGCGCTTCGACAATGTCGGCTTCCGCTACGAGGGTGCGGGCGAGCGCCCAACGCTTTCCGGCGTTTCCTTCGAAGCCAGGCCTGGCGAGACCGTCGGCATCGTCGGTCCGCCAGGCAGCGGCAAGTCGACCATCGCGCATCTGATCCCACGCTTCTACGACGTGACCTCGGGCGCGATCACCATAGACGGACAGGACATCCGCAAGGTCACGCTGCAATCTTTGCGCAAGGCAGTCGGCGTCGTCCAGCAGGACGCATTCCTGTTCACCACCTCGATCGAGAACAACATCGCCTATGGCAATCCCTGGGCGCGCGAGACCCGCATCGGTCAAGCTGCCGAGTATGCCCAGCTGCACAACTACATCATCGGGCTTCCGGCCGGCTACACCACGGTCGTGGGCGAACGCGGCGCGTCGCTTTCCGGCGGCCAGCGGCAGCGCCTGACCATCGCGCGCAGCCTGATGCTGCGGCCATCGGTGCTTGTCTTCGACGATTCCACCGCGGCCGTCGACGCCGGCACAGAGCAGCGGATCCGGGCGGCGATGAGGCGCTTCGCCAGGGATCGCGTGACGCTCGTCATCTCGCACCGGCTGAGTTCGCTGATGCATGCCGACCAGATCCTGTTCGTCGAGAGCGGCCGCATCGTGGAACGCGGCACGCATGAGGAATTGCTGGCGCTCGGCGGACGCTACCGCGCGCTTTACGACCTGCAGCTGCGGCCGGACGACGATCGGCTCGAGGGAGCCGCCTGA
- a CDS encoding ABC transporter ATP-binding protein → MSTQNDDEKEDKSGRPTKAVVGSHRDEEEVFGKAYDPRIVRRIWSFVRPYQGRIFISVAAVLVFTLTQLAIPLVIRYAIDHGMAPGRLDRSVMISAIVAFAMIILINYAASHVQESVVGKVAENVLSDLRRAMFSHLQRVSLGFMDRTEVGRLMSRLQGDVNSMQEFLETSVMSVGDIVLLFGIVTVLLWLDFRLGLLTLSTMPMLFIVRLFWLPRAKVAFMAAHETNSIANGALAEGIHGVRTVQSLERQHVNFDLYDEKVLANLNAHLRSARYAQVMVPIVDTLTGIAMATVIVVGGSMVLSHSLDIGVMVAFLFYIQRFFDPIRSLTMQYSVMQRAMASGQRISEVLDVPVDVSDKDGAIALSRDMDGSVEFRNVTFGYRPNQPVLKNISFRVNPGETVALVGPTGSGKSSSMALVHRFYDVWSGEVLVGGHNVRNLTQDSLGDQVAMVLQEPFLFSGTVLENIRYHKTGASREEVVRAAKAVGAHDFIEQLPDGYDSELEQRGGNLSLGQRQLISFARALVADAKILVLDEATASIDSYTEMLIQKALIKLLEGRTGLVIAHRLATIRGADRIIVLQNGEIVESGNHEQLMKRKGLYARLYNMNYASFDDISEEQMGMDASVGKAT, encoded by the coding sequence ATGTCGACGCAGAACGACGACGAGAAGGAAGACAAAAGCGGGCGTCCGACCAAGGCGGTCGTCGGCTCGCATCGCGATGAGGAAGAGGTCTTCGGCAAGGCCTACGATCCGCGCATCGTTAGGCGCATCTGGAGCTTCGTCAGACCCTATCAGGGCCGGATTTTCATCTCGGTCGCCGCCGTGCTGGTGTTCACGCTCACGCAACTGGCGATCCCGCTGGTCATCCGCTACGCCATCGATCACGGCATGGCGCCAGGCAGGCTCGACCGTTCGGTGATGATCTCCGCGATCGTCGCTTTCGCCATGATCATCCTCATCAACTACGCCGCCAGCCATGTCCAGGAGAGCGTCGTCGGCAAGGTGGCCGAGAACGTGCTGTCCGACCTGCGTCGCGCCATGTTCAGTCATTTGCAACGGGTCTCTCTAGGCTTCATGGACAGGACCGAGGTCGGCCGGCTGATGTCGCGCCTGCAGGGCGATGTCAATTCGATGCAGGAATTTCTCGAGACATCCGTGATGTCGGTGGGCGACATCGTGCTGTTGTTCGGCATCGTCACAGTCCTTTTGTGGCTCGATTTCCGGCTCGGGCTGCTGACGCTGTCGACAATGCCGATGCTGTTCATCGTGCGGCTGTTCTGGCTGCCGCGCGCCAAGGTCGCCTTCATGGCCGCCCACGAGACCAACTCCATCGCCAACGGCGCGCTTGCCGAGGGCATCCATGGCGTGCGCACCGTGCAGAGCCTGGAGCGCCAGCACGTCAATTTCGACCTCTATGACGAGAAGGTGCTGGCCAATCTCAACGCCCATCTGCGCTCGGCGAGATACGCGCAGGTGATGGTGCCGATCGTCGACACGCTGACCGGTATCGCCATGGCGACGGTCATCGTCGTCGGCGGGTCGATGGTGCTGTCGCACAGCCTCGACATCGGCGTGATGGTGGCGTTCCTGTTCTACATCCAGCGCTTCTTCGACCCGATCCGCTCGCTCACAATGCAGTACAGCGTCATGCAGCGCGCCATGGCTTCGGGCCAGCGTATCTCCGAAGTGCTCGACGTGCCGGTGGATGTCAGCGACAAGGACGGCGCCATCGCGCTGTCGCGCGACATGGATGGTTCGGTCGAGTTCCGGAACGTCACCTTCGGCTACCGACCGAACCAGCCGGTGCTGAAGAACATCTCCTTCCGCGTCAATCCGGGCGAAACGGTCGCGCTTGTCGGGCCGACCGGGTCAGGCAAATCGAGTTCGATGGCGCTGGTGCACCGCTTTTATGACGTCTGGTCAGGCGAGGTCTTGGTCGGCGGCCATAATGTGCGGAACTTGACGCAGGATTCGCTCGGCGACCAGGTGGCCATGGTGCTGCAGGAGCCGTTCCTGTTCTCCGGCACCGTGCTGGAGAACATCCGCTATCACAAGACCGGCGCCAGCCGCGAAGAAGTGGTGCGCGCCGCCAAGGCCGTCGGTGCGCACGACTTCATCGAGCAATTGCCTGACGGTTACGACTCCGAGCTCGAGCAGCGCGGCGGCAATCTCTCGCTCGGCCAGCGCCAGTTGATCAGTTTCGCGCGGGCGCTGGTGGCCGACGCCAAGATCCTCGTGCTCGACGAAGCCACCGCCAGCATCGATTCCTACACCGAGATGCTGATCCAGAAGGCGCTGATAAAGCTGCTGGAGGGCCGCACCGGACTGGTCATCGCGCATCGCCTGGCCACCATCCGCGGCGCCGACCGCATCATCGTGCTGCAGAATGGCGAGATCGTCGAAAGCGGCAACCATGAACAGCTGATGAAGAGGAAAGGTCTTTACGCCCGCCTCTACAACATGAACTACGCTTCCTTCGACGACATTTCCGAGGAACAGATGGGAATGGACGCTTCGGTCGGCAAAGCGACGTGA
- a CDS encoding DHA2 family efflux MFS transporter permease subunit — translation MEQPQFATERDPRLRLIIPIIVAIAFLMEQLDSTIITTAIPAIAQSLGTTPVRLNLAITTYILTLAVFIPVSGWFADRFGARKVFALALFTFTLGSALCGVADSFGMLLAMRALQGLGGAMMTPVGRLILLRSFPRSGLITAMTYTTLPAIMGPIIGPLLGGLLTTYASWRWIFYVNVPFGCLGILAALRFVDDFHGEAVQRFDVPGFLMVGVGVALLQFGLENIGRPIIPGSATVLVLAAAFLLLLAFGRYARRVVAPAVDLTLFRFRSFWVGTLAGGLCRVGLNGVPFLVPLMLQVGFGMSPVTSGSLTFVGSFGALLMRPLLSPLLRRFGFGVVLIGSAVVGSATVAGFALMGPGTPHWLIGFYVFLFGIVRSAQFMTSNTLSYADLPADKLSRATSLGGVLQQLSVSLGVSIAAMLLGLIAGESHVLTPERFHQVFLLTAIIPLLSIPGFLYLRAEDGVQVSGHVRRSAK, via the coding sequence TTGGAACAGCCTCAATTTGCCACCGAGCGCGACCCGAGGCTCAGGCTGATCATCCCGATCATCGTCGCCATCGCGTTTTTGATGGAGCAGCTCGATTCCACCATCATCACCACCGCGATCCCGGCAATAGCGCAAAGCCTCGGCACGACGCCGGTCCGGCTGAATCTTGCGATCACCACCTACATCCTGACGCTCGCCGTGTTCATTCCCGTCAGCGGCTGGTTTGCCGACAGGTTCGGCGCGCGCAAGGTGTTCGCGCTGGCGCTTTTCACCTTCACCCTGGGCTCGGCACTGTGCGGCGTGGCCGACAGTTTCGGCATGCTGCTGGCGATGCGTGCCTTGCAGGGGCTTGGCGGCGCCATGATGACGCCGGTCGGCCGGCTGATCCTGCTGCGCAGCTTTCCGCGCAGCGGCCTGATCACCGCCATGACCTACACGACCCTGCCGGCCATCATGGGGCCGATCATCGGGCCGCTGCTGGGCGGCCTGCTCACCACCTATGCGTCGTGGCGCTGGATATTCTATGTCAACGTGCCGTTCGGCTGCCTGGGGATCCTGGCCGCGCTGCGCTTCGTCGACGACTTCCATGGCGAGGCGGTGCAACGTTTCGATGTCCCGGGATTCCTGATGGTGGGCGTCGGCGTGGCGCTCCTGCAGTTCGGGCTGGAGAACATCGGCCGGCCGATCATTCCCGGGTCTGCGACGGTGCTGGTGCTGGCCGCGGCATTCCTGCTGCTGCTTGCCTTCGGGCGCTATGCGCGCCGCGTCGTCGCGCCGGCTGTCGACTTGACGCTGTTTCGGTTCCGCTCGTTCTGGGTCGGCACGCTGGCGGGCGGCCTGTGCCGCGTCGGTCTCAACGGCGTGCCTTTCCTGGTGCCGCTGATGCTGCAGGTCGGCTTCGGCATGAGCCCGGTCACATCGGGCTCGCTGACATTCGTCGGCAGTTTCGGGGCGCTGCTCATGCGGCCGCTGCTGTCGCCGCTCCTGCGGCGCTTCGGCTTCGGTGTCGTGCTGATCGGCAGCGCGGTCGTCGGCTCAGCCACCGTGGCGGGCTTTGCCCTGATGGGGCCCGGTACGCCGCATTGGTTGATCGGTTTCTATGTCTTCCTGTTCGGCATCGTCCGCTCGGCGCAGTTCATGACTTCCAACACCTTGTCCTACGCCGATCTGCCGGCCGACAAGCTCAGCCGCGCCACCAGCCTCGGCGGTGTGCTGCAGCAACTCAGCGTATCGCTCGGCGTTTCAATCGCCGCGATGCTGCTGGGCCTGATCGCGGGCGAAAGCCACGTCCTGACGCCGGAACGCTTTCACCAGGTGTTCCTGCTGACCGCGATCATCCCGCTGCTCTCCATTCCCGGATTTCTGTACCTGCGTGCCGAAGACGGCGTGCAGGTCAGCGGCCACGTCAGGCGATCCGCCAAATAG